A region from the Leptospira ellinghausenii genome encodes:
- a CDS encoding complex I subunit 4 family protein, whose amino-acid sequence MPEQILSIIIFLPIVSSFLIVVQKRVGAVVVISALSSAFTTILSVGLFFFYDASKSGLQFVHWIPDWILSGKLSVDYHVGLDGVSLLLFALTTFMFFLSSIASWSNIPKKIKEFHICLLVLETAVLGVFAAGNLVLFYVFWELMVLPMVLMIGIWGGEERTKAALKYFLFSMAGSLFMLGGILTLYFKTGKTSIESLSTASLALYSEPLQWFLFFSFFLAFAIKIPLFPLHTWMPDVHTQAPTVGSVDLAGVLLKIGAYGFIRFCIPFFPEQSLISQSGVQTLAVIGIVYGSMAALVQTDIKRIVAYSSLSHLGFCIIGIFSFTTEGVVGGMLQMVSHGISTGMIFLMIGMIYERAHTRNISEFGGLAGQMPVFSTFFLIAVLSSIGLPGTNGFVGEFLILMGSIKSNVWLGGIAATGVVLGALYLLWFVKRFLFGVSKTIQAKPYKDLTFREIGILSPLVVLIFWIGLYPKPFLEILHTSSNVFLNAGSIESVAERKQIQKDFLGTGEQRLFADYISLGKEPKSFEERLGAYKSSFALPTLALNQESNPKLEENLENLENSIESDFKLEPTPNEKKGN is encoded by the coding sequence GTGCCGGAACAAATTTTATCCATCATTATCTTTTTACCGATTGTTTCCTCTTTTCTCATCGTAGTGCAAAAACGTGTGGGAGCAGTGGTAGTGATCTCTGCTTTATCCTCTGCCTTTACGACGATTCTATCGGTGGGCCTTTTTTTCTTTTATGATGCTTCTAAGTCTGGGTTACAGTTTGTGCATTGGATTCCGGATTGGATCCTTTCTGGAAAACTCAGTGTAGATTACCATGTAGGTCTTGATGGAGTTTCACTACTTTTATTTGCCCTGACTACCTTTATGTTCTTTTTATCGAGCATTGCCTCCTGGTCCAATATCCCAAAAAAGATCAAAGAATTCCATATCTGTTTACTTGTATTGGAAACAGCTGTGCTTGGGGTATTTGCCGCAGGGAACTTAGTTTTGTTTTATGTATTTTGGGAGTTAATGGTGCTTCCGATGGTTCTTATGATTGGAATTTGGGGTGGGGAAGAACGTACAAAAGCAGCACTCAAATACTTTCTATTTTCCATGGCCGGTTCCTTGTTTATGTTAGGTGGAATCTTAACACTCTATTTCAAAACAGGAAAAACTTCTATTGAATCCCTTTCCACAGCCAGTTTGGCCCTCTATTCAGAGCCACTCCAATGGTTTTTGTTTTTTAGTTTTTTTCTCGCATTTGCGATCAAAATTCCACTTTTCCCTTTGCATACTTGGATGCCTGATGTGCATACACAAGCACCTACCGTTGGTTCGGTGGACCTTGCTGGTGTATTGTTAAAGATTGGGGCCTATGGTTTCATTCGATTTTGTATTCCATTTTTTCCTGAACAAAGTTTAATTTCACAATCAGGTGTCCAAACCCTTGCTGTGATTGGGATTGTGTATGGATCGATGGCAGCCCTTGTTCAAACGGATATCAAACGGATCGTTGCTTATAGTTCTTTATCTCACTTAGGTTTTTGTATCATCGGTATCTTTTCTTTTACAACGGAAGGAGTGGTGGGAGGAATGTTACAAATGGTTTCCCATGGAATTTCCACTGGGATGATCTTTCTTATGATTGGTATGATCTATGAAAGAGCTCATACAAGAAACATATCTGAGTTTGGTGGTCTTGCCGGCCAGATGCCAGTGTTTTCTACTTTTTTTCTCATCGCAGTACTTTCTTCCATTGGCCTACCAGGAACAAATGGGTTTGTGGGTGAGTTTCTCATCCTTATGGGATCAATCAAATCCAATGTATGGCTTGGTGGTATTGCCGCAACAGGTGTCGTTCTCGGAGCCTTATACCTTTTATGGTTTGTGAAACGATTCCTTTTTGGTGTGAGTAAAACCATACAAGCAAAACCATACAAAGATCTCACCTTTAGAGAAATAGGAATTTTAAGCCCTCTTGTTGTGCTCATTTTTTGGATCGGTCTTTATCCAAAACCATTTTTAGAGATTTTACATACATCATCAAATGTCTTTTTAAATGCAGGATCCATAGAATCTGTTGCAGAAAGAAAACAAATACAAAAGGATTTTCTGGGAACAGGCGAACAAAGATTATTTGCTGATTATATCAGTTTAGGAAAGGAACCAAAATCTTTCGAAGAAAGATTAGGAGCTTATAAATCTTCATTTGCACTGCCTACCTTGGCTTTAAACCAAGAGTCAAATCCAAAACTAGAGGAAAACTTGGAGAATCTAGAGAACTCCATTGAATCCGATTTTAAATTGGAACCAACTCCAAACGAGAAAAAAGGAAACTAA
- a CDS encoding NADH-quinone oxidoreductase subunit J family protein encodes MDEIIYMNLETSPSLLLFVFFGTVTVITALSVIFQKNPVVSAVSLVFTFFSLAGIYGIMGALFIATMQVLVYAGAIMVLVVFVLMLLSQRAETMSRYRKHPIRLVLLSVFVIGFFFLLYSTLTTGVPHSEQMGKGYENAEYSFPIQGTSTVNAKGNVATVGASTYLDYLLPFEMISILLLVAVLGAVILAKKKLTEIDQTKDTVL; translated from the coding sequence ATGGATGAAATTATTTATATGAACCTAGAAACTTCACCATCTCTTTTACTCTTTGTGTTTTTTGGAACGGTTACCGTCATCACGGCTTTAAGTGTCATTTTCCAAAAGAATCCAGTGGTTTCTGCTGTTTCCCTAGTGTTTACCTTTTTTTCCCTCGCAGGGATTTATGGGATTATGGGAGCCTTGTTTATAGCCACCATGCAGGTGTTAGTGTATGCGGGTGCCATTATGGTGCTTGTTGTGTTTGTTCTCATGTTACTTTCTCAAAGAGCTGAAACAATGTCTCGATATCGGAAACACCCTATTCGTTTGGTTTTGTTATCTGTATTTGTGATCGGATTTTTTTTCCTTTTGTATTCCACTCTCACAACGGGTGTCCCTCATTCGGAACAAATGGGAAAAGGGTATGAAAATGCGGAGTATTCATTCCCCATCCAAGGAACGTCCACTGTGAATGCCAAGGGAAACGTGGCAACGGTTGGAGCTTCTACTTATTTAGATTACCTTCTGCCATTTGAAATGATTTCAATTTTGCTACTTGTGGCAGTGCTTGGGGCAGTGATTTTAGCAAAAAAGAAACTCACAGAAATCGACCAAACAAAGGATACGGTTTTATGA
- the nuoH gene encoding NADH-quinone oxidoreductase subunit NuoH — MDWALILAWGIKILSLFFVILTGVAYYTLAERKFAGFIQDRPGPNRAGPFGIFQPLADGIKFIAKEEIFPKNVSKGMYLLAPTISMTCAIMAWAVIPFGGTLPAPEWLTTLTGVATIDLQIANPDSGVLYMLAISSLSVYGIMIAGWSSNNKYSLLGGVRSTAQMISYELPMGLSIVSIVIMTGSLKLTDISDSQKDMWNILSPPGFVAFFIYVTAMFAETNRLPFDLAEAESELVVGFHTEYGAFKFALFFLAEYMNMITMSCLTTLLFFGGYNVPFHLGAGSEYQAFIGLGFFILKVLFFAFLFIWVRWTLPRFRYDQLMKLGWKKMIPWGLFVVMFASIYTVYWKEGWMKLFI, encoded by the coding sequence ATGGACTGGGCTTTAATACTTGCTTGGGGGATTAAAATCCTCTCTTTGTTTTTTGTAATCTTAACCGGTGTGGCGTATTATACTCTCGCCGAACGAAAGTTTGCTGGATTTATCCAGGACAGACCTGGTCCAAACCGTGCAGGTCCTTTTGGAATTTTCCAACCATTGGCGGATGGGATTAAGTTCATCGCCAAAGAAGAAATATTCCCAAAAAATGTATCGAAGGGAATGTATCTCCTTGCACCCACAATCTCTATGACTTGTGCGATCATGGCCTGGGCTGTGATTCCCTTTGGCGGGACTCTTCCGGCACCAGAGTGGTTAACCACTCTTACAGGTGTGGCAACCATCGACTTACAAATTGCAAACCCAGACTCTGGCGTTTTGTATATGCTCGCGATTTCCTCTCTCTCAGTCTACGGAATCATGATTGCAGGATGGTCCAGTAACAACAAATACTCGTTACTCGGTGGTGTTCGGTCGACTGCTCAGATGATTAGTTACGAACTTCCCATGGGACTTTCCATTGTTTCCATTGTGATCATGACAGGTTCTCTCAAACTCACAGACATCAGTGACTCCCAAAAAGACATGTGGAATATCCTCTCTCCACCTGGATTTGTTGCGTTTTTTATCTATGTGACAGCCATGTTTGCAGAAACAAACCGTTTGCCTTTTGACCTGGCAGAAGCCGAGTCGGAGCTTGTGGTTGGTTTCCATACTGAATATGGTGCATTTAAGTTTGCTCTATTCTTTTTGGCAGAATACATGAATATGATCACCATGTCTTGCCTCACCACCTTACTTTTTTTTGGTGGATATAATGTTCCTTTCCATCTTGGGGCCGGATCAGAATACCAAGCCTTTATTGGCCTTGGGTTTTTTATCTTAAAAGTATTGTTTTTTGCTTTTTTGTTCATTTGGGTGCGTTGGACACTTCCCCGGTTTCGTTATGACCAACTCATGAAACTCGGTTGGAAAAAGATGATCCCTTGGGGGCTATTTGTTGTCATGTTTGCCTCCATCTACACTGTGTATTGGAAAGAAGGATGGATGAAATTATTTATATGA
- a CDS encoding NADH-quinone oxidoreductase subunit N — MSYTPSSNDLIAISPMLVLCGVALLSLVVQFLIPKEEEGKPLWILSVLGILTAMYALYHITNSPGYGKFFGSQISVSPLTVWLSAIYLIAGLITLLIAPPFLSQHKTLFPEFFPLLLFCLSGMMFLTSGYDLIVIFVGLEILSLALYVMIGMARTSVSSLESAMKYFLLGSFSSGFMLLGIAFLYGGSGTTNLDGALRGLFLKGYEANFSKLGLGLFLVGVSFKAALVPFHSWTPDVYEGAQTPITGFMASAGKASALGLVIIIFNHVPVGEIGNVWKVLMGSIALISMTWGNIVALKQENLKRMLAYSSISHAGYIVAGIACGASLEALYYLFSYSLLNLAAFAIISYLEQGKHEVTVNGISHLSGEHPLTALALSVIFLSFAGFPPLIGFWTKLFLLQKMAESDLLFNRILLFGAVANSCIAFYYYMKITIQSYMKQETGAVAGVRDLPSMPTLGFLVFLLCVFFTAGWLFFQPGALL, encoded by the coding sequence ATGTCTTATACTCCTTCTTCGAATGATTTAATTGCAATCTCACCTATGCTCGTTCTTTGTGGAGTTGCTTTACTTTCTCTTGTTGTTCAGTTTTTGATTCCGAAAGAAGAAGAGGGGAAACCACTTTGGATCCTTTCTGTTCTGGGAATCCTTACAGCGATGTATGCGCTTTATCACATTACAAACTCACCTGGATACGGGAAATTTTTTGGATCCCAAATTTCGGTAAGCCCTCTTACAGTATGGCTCAGTGCCATTTATTTAATCGCTGGTCTTATCACACTTCTCATCGCACCTCCCTTTTTATCCCAACATAAAACACTATTCCCTGAGTTTTTTCCCTTACTGCTTTTCTGTTTGTCGGGAATGATGTTTCTCACTTCTGGGTATGATCTGATTGTGATTTTTGTTGGTTTGGAAATTCTATCCCTCGCCTTGTATGTGATGATAGGCATGGCAAGGACTTCCGTGTCTTCTTTAGAAAGTGCGATGAAATACTTTTTATTAGGAAGTTTTAGTTCCGGTTTTATGTTACTTGGAATTGCTTTTTTGTATGGTGGTTCTGGTACAACGAATTTAGACGGTGCCCTACGAGGTTTATTTTTAAAAGGATACGAGGCCAACTTTTCAAAGTTAGGTCTTGGTTTATTTTTAGTTGGAGTTTCCTTTAAAGCTGCACTTGTTCCTTTCCATTCTTGGACACCTGATGTGTATGAAGGCGCTCAAACTCCAATCACTGGATTTATGGCAAGTGCTGGAAAGGCTTCTGCTCTTGGGCTTGTGATCATCATTTTCAATCATGTTCCTGTTGGTGAAATCGGGAATGTTTGGAAAGTACTTATGGGTTCAATTGCACTAATCTCCATGACATGGGGAAATATCGTTGCCCTCAAACAAGAAAATTTAAAACGAATGTTAGCTTATTCTTCCATTTCCCATGCGGGTTATATTGTCGCTGGGATCGCTTGTGGTGCTTCACTTGAAGCATTGTATTATCTCTTTTCTTATTCTTTACTGAACCTTGCTGCTTTTGCAATTATCTCGTATTTGGAACAAGGGAAACATGAAGTCACTGTAAATGGGATCTCTCACTTAAGCGGTGAACATCCGTTAACTGCTCTTGCCCTAAGTGTGATTTTTTTGTCGTTTGCTGGGTTTCCCCCTCTCATCGGATTTTGGACCAAACTTTTTCTGTTACAAAAAATGGCAGAATCGGATCTCCTTTTCAATCGTATCCTTCTTTTTGGAGCGGTGGCAAACTCCTGTATCGCTTTTTATTATTACATGAAAATTACGATCCAATCCTACATGAAACAAGAAACTGGGGCTGTCGCAGGTGTCAGAGATTTGCCGAGTATGCCAACCCTTGGATTTTTGGTCTTTTTGCTCTGTGTGTTTTTTACCGCAGGTTGGCTTTTTTTCCAACCAGGTGCCTTGCTCTAA
- a CDS encoding cupin domain-containing protein, whose amino-acid sequence MATIVRKQETIQDKDQVKAFLTQKGLVYESYKTPESLDLILGQKGLSDAEKEEILSGLEYRFDQLKKEHGYKANDLVVLHDEVPGINDMLAKFDKLHIHTDEEVRYIIDGSGIFGFIIDGERFEVHVGKGDFISIPANTNHWFTLDKHLRIKAVRYFKDNSGWTPVYVDESKILINA is encoded by the coding sequence ATGGCAACGATTGTTAGAAAACAAGAAACGATCCAGGACAAAGACCAAGTGAAAGCATTTTTGACCCAAAAAGGTCTAGTGTATGAGTCTTATAAAACTCCTGAATCATTGGATCTTATCCTTGGCCAAAAAGGTTTATCGGATGCGGAAAAAGAAGAAATACTTTCTGGTTTGGAATACCGTTTTGACCAATTGAAAAAAGAGCATGGATATAAGGCAAATGACCTAGTGGTCCTTCATGATGAAGTACCAGGCATCAATGATATGCTCGCAAAGTTTGACAAACTCCATATCCATACGGATGAGGAAGTTCGGTATATCATCGATGGAAGCGGAATTTTTGGATTCATCATCGACGGGGAACGATTTGAAGTGCATGTAGGAAAGGGTGATTTTATTTCTATCCCAGCCAATACAAACCATTGGTTCACTTTGGACAAACATTTACGAATCAAAGCAGTTCGTTATTTTAAAGACAATTCTGGATGGACCCCTGTGTATGTAGATGAGTCAAAAATCCTCATCAATGCATAA
- the nuoK gene encoding NADH-quinone oxidoreductase subunit NuoK codes for MNPVINGIPVHYLLGLAGILFSIGVLGVLIRRNIVIIFMSVELILNSVNLVFVTFSKALSHINGETIVFFVMAIAAAEAAVGLALVIAIFRHKKSTNVDELQSMRW; via the coding sequence ATGAATCCAGTTATCAACGGAATCCCCGTTCATTACCTCCTTGGCCTTGCGGGAATCCTTTTTTCCATTGGGGTTCTTGGAGTTCTCATCAGACGTAACATTGTAATCATTTTTATGTCAGTGGAGCTTATCCTAAACTCGGTGAATTTAGTGTTTGTTACCTTCTCCAAAGCTTTATCTCATATCAATGGGGAAACCATTGTTTTCTTTGTGATGGCAATCGCTGCAGCGGAAGCAGCCGTGGGCCTCGCTCTTGTCATTGCGATCTTCCGTCACAAAAAATCCACGAACGTGGATGAACTCCAATCGATGAGATGGTAA
- the nuoF gene encoding NADH-quinone oxidoreductase subunit NuoF yields MGLKTLLTTHINAADSHTLKHYQSVGGYESLKKAISCMTAEQIVNDVKNSGLRGRGGAGFPTGNKWGFIPKTDKPKYLICNGDEGEPGTFKDRMLIERFPHMLIEGMIIAAKAIDSHQGYIYIRGEFHKGIRIVETAVEEAYKAGLLGKNILGLGYDFDLAVYSGAGAYICGEESALINSLEGRRGHPRLKPPFPAVSGLYACPTVVNNVETFCNVPHIIRMTGEEYKKIGTEKSPGTRLFAVSGHVKKPGIYEVEMGTPMKELIYDICGGMKNDKALKAVIPGGSSSPILTAEEAMTATMDYESIASLKSMLGSGAVIILSEETDLVETTYRLAEFYSHESCGQCTPCREGTHWVKDLLHKIKVGEGTEKDVELIFSLSRNMEGGTTICPLADACVMAVRPTMTKFKEEFSLRLKKEVSLSH; encoded by the coding sequence ATGGGACTTAAAACCTTACTCACAACACATATTAATGCCGCTGATTCTCATACCTTAAAACACTACCAATCGGTGGGTGGGTACGAAAGTTTAAAAAAGGCAATCTCTTGTATGACCGCCGAACAAATTGTAAACGATGTCAAAAATTCTGGGCTTCGTGGTCGTGGTGGAGCTGGGTTTCCTACAGGAAACAAATGGGGCTTCATTCCGAAAACCGACAAACCAAAGTATTTAATTTGTAATGGGGACGAAGGGGAACCAGGTACTTTCAAAGACCGGATGCTCATCGAACGATTTCCTCACATGCTTATTGAAGGGATGATCATTGCGGCAAAAGCCATTGACTCCCACCAAGGTTATATTTACATCCGTGGTGAATTTCACAAAGGGATTCGGATTGTGGAAACTGCCGTGGAAGAAGCATACAAAGCAGGGCTTCTTGGAAAAAATATCTTAGGCCTAGGGTATGACTTTGATTTGGCTGTGTATTCTGGTGCAGGTGCTTATATCTGCGGAGAAGAGTCAGCTCTCATCAATTCTCTTGAAGGTAGGAGGGGCCACCCGCGTCTCAAACCCCCATTCCCTGCGGTATCAGGACTCTATGCTTGCCCAACCGTTGTGAATAATGTCGAAACCTTTTGTAATGTTCCGCATATCATCCGTATGACGGGGGAAGAATACAAAAAAATCGGAACCGAAAAATCGCCCGGGACCAGGCTTTTTGCTGTCAGTGGGCATGTGAAAAAACCAGGGATTTATGAAGTGGAAATGGGAACTCCGATGAAGGAACTCATCTACGACATCTGTGGTGGGATGAAAAATGATAAGGCATTAAAAGCAGTGATCCCTGGTGGAAGTTCCTCACCGATCTTAACGGCGGAAGAAGCGATGACGGCAACAATGGACTATGAATCCATTGCTTCCCTCAAATCTATGTTAGGTTCTGGCGCTGTGATCATTTTATCGGAAGAAACCGATCTCGTGGAAACCACTTACCGATTGGCAGAATTTTATTCTCATGAATCGTGTGGGCAGTGTACACCATGTCGGGAAGGAACACACTGGGTCAAAGACCTTCTCCATAAAATCAAAGTGGGAGAAGGGACAGAAAAGGATGTAGAACTCATCTTTTCTCTTTCCCGAAATATGGAAGGTGGCACCACCATTTGTCCGTTAGCGGATGCTTGTGTGATGGCAGTTCGACCTACGATGACGAAATTTAAGGAAGAGTTTTCTCTTCGATTGAAAAAGGAAGTGAGTCTTTCTCACTAA
- the nuoL gene encoding NADH-quinone oxidoreductase subunit L: protein MLDLFPIVVLLPLLGFLHNGLLKDRIPHRFAGAIGTLAVFIPFLITLGAFNEFNPMERTAPHLVPVFDWILIGDFKTSFGYQIDQLSLYMTLIITGIGSLIHLYSMGYMKGNKGYNRFFAYLNLFIFCMLNLVLSDNLVLTFLGWEGVGLASYLLIGFDYDKSYAAEAGMKAFILNRIGDVGFILGTGFLFWLGGSLEYLTLQTNLSELSEFASYANLIALFFFIAAMGKSAQIPLYVWLPDAMAGPTPVSALIHAATMVTAGVFLIVRLNFVFYLAPDTSFFIACIGAATALFAATIGLLQNDIKKILAYSTVSQLGFMFLAMGSMSYVAGLFHLMTHAFFKALLFLGAGSVIHALHHEQNIKHMGKLFGKIKITSITFLLGTLAIAGFFPFSGFFSKDLILEKTYTYGAFGSVLWTVGVVAAFFTSFYMFRLVFVVFFGKDNTDSHHKVHESPWTMTFPLVVLAVGAVLSGFVLTPHFFLHIDTLERYFAPVLDRGTVLANQMGTFTKHTELTHQVEISLAAFSVGIASLGLILAYFIYQRKQSPILEEHTGFRKILFHKYYIDEIYDVLFVKPYVFLSKGIAYTFDIKILDRFFLGIGGSFGVIANGLRRLQSGFIGDYALYVVLGTFCILVYLLTRGV, encoded by the coding sequence ATGTTAGATTTATTTCCAATCGTTGTTCTTCTTCCTCTGCTTGGTTTTTTGCATAATGGACTCTTAAAAGATCGAATCCCACACCGATTTGCAGGAGCCATTGGAACCCTCGCGGTTTTTATCCCTTTCCTTATCACCTTAGGTGCGTTTAATGAATTTAATCCAATGGAGCGAACTGCACCACATCTTGTGCCAGTGTTCGATTGGATTCTGATTGGAGATTTTAAAACCTCCTTTGGTTACCAAATCGACCAACTCTCTTTGTATATGACTCTTATCATTACGGGTATTGGATCACTCATCCATCTGTATTCGATGGGGTATATGAAGGGCAATAAAGGATACAACCGGTTTTTTGCTTATCTCAATCTATTTATCTTTTGTATGTTAAACCTTGTCCTCAGTGATAATTTGGTTTTAACCTTCCTTGGTTGGGAAGGTGTTGGTCTTGCTTCCTACTTACTCATCGGTTTTGATTATGACAAATCCTATGCCGCAGAAGCAGGGATGAAGGCATTTATTTTAAACCGAATCGGTGATGTTGGTTTTATCTTAGGGACAGGTTTTCTTTTTTGGTTAGGTGGGAGTTTGGAATACCTTACCTTACAAACCAATTTGAGTGAACTGTCAGAGTTTGCCTCTTATGCCAATCTCATTGCCCTTTTCTTTTTCATCGCAGCGATGGGGAAATCTGCACAGATCCCACTGTATGTTTGGTTACCAGATGCGATGGCAGGCCCAACACCTGTATCGGCTCTCATCCATGCGGCCACCATGGTAACGGCAGGAGTGTTCCTCATCGTACGACTCAACTTTGTATTTTACCTAGCACCGGATACTTCCTTTTTCATTGCATGTATTGGAGCTGCAACTGCACTTTTTGCGGCAACGATTGGGCTTTTGCAAAACGATATCAAAAAAATCCTCGCCTATTCAACGGTTTCCCAACTTGGTTTTATGTTCCTTGCTATGGGTAGCATGAGTTATGTAGCAGGACTTTTCCATCTAATGACCCATGCGTTTTTTAAGGCATTATTATTCCTTGGTGCGGGTTCCGTCATCCATGCCCTCCACCATGAACAAAACATCAAACATATGGGAAAACTTTTTGGAAAAATTAAAATCACATCAATAACCTTCTTACTCGGAACGTTAGCGATTGCAGGTTTTTTCCCTTTCTCTGGATTTTTCTCAAAAGATTTGATTTTAGAAAAAACTTACACCTATGGTGCGTTTGGTTCCGTTCTTTGGACTGTCGGTGTTGTGGCTGCTTTTTTCACTTCCTTTTATATGTTCCGCCTTGTGTTTGTGGTATTTTTTGGAAAGGACAATACCGACTCCCACCACAAAGTGCATGAATCGCCTTGGACCATGACATTTCCTCTCGTGGTACTAGCCGTAGGAGCAGTATTGAGTGGATTTGTCCTTACTCCTCATTTCTTTTTGCACATCGATACATTGGAACGTTACTTTGCTCCAGTTTTGGACAGGGGAACAGTTCTTGCGAACCAAATGGGAACATTTACCAAACACACAGAACTCACTCATCAGGTTGAGATTTCCCTTGCGGCTTTTTCTGTTGGAATCGCAAGTTTAGGCCTTATTTTAGCATATTTCATTTACCAAAGGAAACAAAGTCCTATCCTCGAGGAACATACTGGTTTTCGTAAAATCCTCTTTCATAAATACTACATTGATGAAATCTATGATGTCCTTTTTGTGAAACCTTATGTGTTTTTATCAAAAGGAATCGCATATACCTTTGATATCAAAATCCTAGATCGTTTTTTTCTCGGGATTGGTGGGAGTTTTGGAGTGATTGCCAACGGGTTACGTAGACTCCAATCTGGATTCATCGGTGACTATGCATTGTATGTGGTTCTTGGTACGTTTTGTATCTTGGTTTATTTATTAACAAGGGGGGTGTAA